CTTTTTTGAGAATAAATGAGGAATTGAAACGGGATCATTGGTAATAAACCCAGGAACATTGTATTGTTCCACTTTTTCATCCAAAAATTGCTTCAATCCTTCCATCAAAGCGTGACTTTTACCTCTCCACCTTGCGTCCCGTCAAACCACTTGAATGAAAGCTCATTGTCCTTTTGATCGGCAATGTGCCAATCAAAACATTTCATGTGGGTCAACTGCTTAAGCGTATCTAAATCAGGATCATAGAGGCAAATATCAAAATCAGGCATAAGCTTAGTGTCCAGTGTATTCCATTTTTCAAGAATAAAACCTTCCTCAATAATTCTAACCTTATTTCCAAACACATGGTCTGTCAAAACAGAGGGCACCCCATCTTTTCTCCTAAGTTTAAATCCGGCAGGCCCAAACATGATTTGCTTAAAAAGTTTGGCTTCCAAAAGTTCATTTGAATAAGGCAAATCCTCCCATTCTGATTCTTTTAAAACCACTCTTTTCCCTTCCGGTTTGATTCGAGTCAGAAGCTGAGAAAGCTTCGAAAATAAATAGGTAACTCCGATAAAAATCAATCCAAAACTCGCCAAAATCGGATAGGAAATAATAAAAATGGCATTCCAGATAAATCGAAATACGTGGTGAAAGAATAGCTGAAATTTATTCATGAGGGATAATTGGTAGGCAAAGGTACCCCATAGGCCTAGAAATTTCCAAAAAATGAAACCTTTGAATCAATGCACGTCTAAAACGAAAAAGGCTGGATTTAAGTCCAGCCTCTTTTTGTTGCCCGTCTATTTCAATCAGTAAAGCACTTCTACTGGAAATCTAGGATTAACAGCCTTAAGCTGATCATAGGCAGCTTGGGAAAGTTTGATCAACAATTTAGAATTATCGCCAGTATCTGGTAGAGTTCCGACTACGCGGGCAAAGATGGTGATATCGTTCTCTTCGTTTTTGATTCTCATGATACTACCAACAGGAGCATCACGGTGAAGAACCAAATATTTCTTGTGAGAGCCAGTGCCTTCAATTGTCTCCGCCAAGCCCGTTTCTCGGATGTTTTTGAAACCTCCTGAGGTGTTTTCGACAACAGGACTTGATTCCATTTCAGCAGTACTGCTTACTTCTTTTGGAGTTCCAATTATCGGCACTGTGGATGGTGCTGGAGCGGCTCGACCCACTTTTAGTTTTTGGCCTGCTTTGAGATTATTTGAAGTAAGACCATTCCATTGAATCAGATTCTCGACACTCGTCTGGTATTTGGAGGAAAGTGAAAAAAGTGTTTCTCCAGCTTCAACCGTATGAGTCATCCAATCTCCAGGAGCTATTGGAGTGGATGTAGCTACTGAGTTAGATGTTTTAACTGGAGCGTTGGATTCTACTTTCTTTTTAGGCTCTTCTGACTTTTTTTCAACAGATACTGGTTTTGGAGTATCTGCCTTTTTCGGTTCTTCCATTGTTTTTGAAGAAACAGTCGAAGCTGAAGTGGCTTGATTAACAGAGGCTGGAGAAACATCAGCAGAAGATTCTGATGGAGTACTTTCACCGATTTTCAAAGATTGTCCTACACTCAAATCGTTCCCAGCTAGATTATTCAACTTTTTTAAGGAATCAATAGAGGTTCCATACTTTTTGGAAATCGAGAAAAGAGTTTCTCCTGGTGCTACTTTATGAATTTTTTGCCCCTCTGCTAAAGTCACATTTCCTTTAAATGGCACCTTTATCGTTTGTCCTATTTTAAGCCCTTGTTTTAGGACTTCGTTGGCTTGTTGAATTTCTCCGACAGAGACTTGGTATCTCCGCGAAATTCCAAACAAAGTTTCCTGTGGACTTACTTTATGGAGGATAAAGGTTTGATTTCCGATCCGCTCCACACCTACCGAATCCCCGAGATAAGGACTTGAGGCCAAGGATTCTAATGAAACCAAGCCAAACATTAGGCTAAAAATCAGGAGAGAAAATAAGGATTTGTTCATACGCTGCCTTGGTTCTTAAAACTTTAAACTAGAATTTTTCTCTTCGAGAAAAGCAATAATGATGCTAAAAAAGCGGAATTAAATCGAAAATGAATCGCTACAAAACTCACAATCCAAAAGACATTCTTTTCTTCAATTTCAGTTTTTGACCAAGTTTTGCCGTATTTTTCACTATGAAAAAATCAATGTTGCTACTCCTCACCCAGCTTTTAGTCAGCTTTTTTTCTGTGATGGCACAGGAGCCAGGAAATAAAGTTTTCATTTTCAAAATTGACAGCGATATCGACCCCCGAATGACTCGTCGGGTAAAAGAGGCTCTTCAAGACGCCAAAAAAGCCGAGGCAACGCATGTATTGATCGAAATGGATACTTATGGTGGAATTGTGACTGATGCAGATGAGATCCGAACCCTAATTTTAGAAAATGACATTCCGATATATGCTTTCATCAACAAGGATGCAGCTTCTGCGGGTGCCTTGATTTCCATTGCTTGCGATAGTATTTACATGGCACCGGGAGCAAGTATCGGAGCTGCAACAGTTGTAAATGGCGTGGATGGTGCCGCAGCTCCAGATAAATACCAATCCTACATGAGATCCATGATGCGAAGTACTGCGGAGGCTACAGGTCGTGATCCAAAAATTGCAGAGGCAATGGTGGATGAAAAAATTGAGGTGGAGGGCATTTCCGAAGCAGGTTCGGTCATTACATTTTCAACTTCAGAAGCGATCAAAAATGGATTTTGTGAGGGCGAATTCGATTCGACAGAAGCACTACTCCAAGGAATTGGGCTACAAGATGCTGAACAAATTCGCTATGAAGAATCCACAGTAGATCAGATTGTTTCCTTTTTTCTGAATCCGGCAGTGAGCGGAATTCTTATTTTGATCATCATAGGTGGAATTTACTTCGAGCTTCAAACTCCTGGGGTTGGGTTTCCGCTTTTAGCGGCCATTATTGCCACACTCCTTTACTTTATTCCTTATTATTTAAATGGCCTAGCAGAAAACTGGGAGGTATTGATCTTTTTCACAGGCATCATTTTACTTGCCGTCGAACTCTTTATCATTCCTGGATTTGGCATTTTTGGGGTGATTGGAATTGTTTTCATTTTAGCCGGACTAGTTCTGGGTATGTTACCTAATCAAGATTTGAACTTTGACTTTGTTCCAGCTCAAGAATTATTTACCGCCTTATTGACCGTTATTTTAGCAGCTTTGGCTTCAGTGGGAATCATTTTTTGGTTGACTCCCAAAATCAACCATTGGGGAGCTTTTCGAACCATCACTTTGGCTACCACTCAAGAACGATCAGCGGGCTACACTTCCAGCATCTATTCCCAATCACTCATGGGAAAAACCGGTACTGTACACAATCGACTGAGACCAAGCGGTAAGGTGGAAATAGAAGGAGAAATCTATGACGCCTATTCTAGAGGAGAATTCATCGATCAAGGTGAATCTATTGTGGTGATTTCAACGGAAGGAACTTCTCTTCGAGTCAAAAAACAGGAAGCTTGAGATTACCAATATTTGGATAAGTTTGCGCCATGAATCCATTTCAGTCTGTTTATGAGGCAATCGGTGAGGAAAACATCCAAAAGCTCACCCATTACTTTTATGAAGAGGTAGCGTTGATTCCTGAATTGCGAAAACTCTATCCGGAGGACTTAGAACCTGCCGAACGAAGGCTCTTTTTATTTTTACTCCAAGTTTTCGGAGGTCCACAGACCTATTCTGAGGAGCGTGGTCACCCTCGCTTGAGAATGCGACATTTTGAATGGAAAATTGATCCAAAAATGAGAGAGCATTGGCTAAATGCCATGTTATCCTCCTTAGATCGACTAAACCCTGAGCCTACTGTAAAAGAACTCATGCAAGGGTATTTTGTAAAGGTTGCAAATCATATGGTCAATCATGAATAAGCTTTTGACCTACCTATACACCGGGTATTCGGGACTCATATTTGCCCTTACCTTCATTTGTATTTTCCCGTTTCTTGTGATTTGTATCTGGGTTCCAGGTTGGAAAAAGTACGGTCGAAAAATCAACCGCTTTTGGGCTAGAACCTATTTTTCTTTGATTTTCTTACCTGTATCCATCGAAAAATCAAGCAAAATTGAAAAAGGAAAATCCTACATTTTCTTAGCCAATCACTTCAGTTATTTGGATGTGGCCATGATGGGATTTGCTCCAGGTGATGTAATGTTTGTGGGAAAGGCCTCCATTCGAAAAGCACCTTTATTTGGGTACTATTTTAAAAATCTTCATATCGCTGTAGATCGGGAACGCGTGAAAAGCAGGGCTGAAACTATGCGAAGAGCAGGAATAGCTTTAGATCAAGGATCTGGCATTGTCCTTTTTCCTGAGGGAGGAATTTATTCTAAAAAACCGCCTCAAATGGTTCCATTCAAGACAGGAGCTTTTCGTCTGGCTATTGAAAAAAACATTCCCATCGTCCCGGTCACCTTGTCTTACAATCATTTGATACTCCCAGATTCAAGTCCACTTCAAGTTCGTTGGAAGCCTGCCAAAATGGTGTTCCATTCCCCCCTTTATCCTGAGAATTTTGACTCATTGGAAGAATTAATAGAGGCTTGTTTCCACACCATCCAAAAACAACTTAATACGGACAATTATCCGTTAGATCATCAAAAAAACGACTGAAAGCCCTAACTTCGAGCTCGTTTTTGAACCTTACTCATGAAAATAGATCAAGACACCATCCGAAAAATCGCCCATTTGGCGCGCTTGGAATTTGATGAAAACTCGGCTGAAAAAATGTCCAAAGACATGTCCCAAATTCTAGATTGGGTGGAGCAGCTCAATGAAATCAATACAGACTCGGTGGAGCCCCTCACGACAATGTCCTCTGAAGTAAACGACCTGAGAGAGGATAAACTCGGAGAGCACTTGACTCATGAGGAAGCTTTGAAAAATGCTCCAAAAAGCGACTCTGATTACTTCCGAGTACCCAAAGTTCTTGAATAAAATGAAGCAATCTTTTCGATTTCAATCTCCCCTGGAATCTAGACTAGTAGTTTTAATCTTGATTCTAGGTGTATTTTTTACTGGATATGCTTCCTTCTTTGCTTCATTACCCTACCCCAATCTTCAGCCTGGGGCCTTCTTAGACACAGTTAAAGTCCCCTTTAATTCTTTTTCAATCGGCTCA
Above is a window of Algoriphagus sanaruensis DNA encoding:
- a CDS encoding LysM peptidoglycan-binding domain-containing protein translates to MNKSLFSLLIFSLMFGLVSLESLASSPYLGDSVGVERIGNQTFILHKVSPQETLFGISRRYQVSVGEIQQANEVLKQGLKIGQTIKVPFKGNVTLAEGQKIHKVAPGETLFSISKKYGTSIDSLKKLNNLAGNDLSVGQSLKIGESTPSESSADVSPASVNQATSASTVSSKTMEEPKKADTPKPVSVEKKSEEPKKKVESNAPVKTSNSVATSTPIAPGDWMTHTVEAGETLFSLSSKYQTSVENLIQWNGLTSNNLKAGQKLKVGRAAPAPSTVPIIGTPKEVSSTAEMESSPVVENTSGGFKNIRETGLAETIEGTGSHKKYLVLHRDAPVGSIMRIKNEENDITIFARVVGTLPDTGDNSKLLIKLSQAAYDQLKAVNPRFPVEVLY
- a CDS encoding NfeD family protein — translated: MKKSMLLLLTQLLVSFFSVMAQEPGNKVFIFKIDSDIDPRMTRRVKEALQDAKKAEATHVLIEMDTYGGIVTDADEIRTLILENDIPIYAFINKDAASAGALISIACDSIYMAPGASIGAATVVNGVDGAAAPDKYQSYMRSMMRSTAEATGRDPKIAEAMVDEKIEVEGISEAGSVITFSTSEAIKNGFCEGEFDSTEALLQGIGLQDAEQIRYEESTVDQIVSFFLNPAVSGILILIIIGGIYFELQTPGVGFPLLAAIIATLLYFIPYYLNGLAENWEVLIFFTGIILLAVELFIIPGFGIFGVIGIVFILAGLVLGMLPNQDLNFDFVPAQELFTALLTVILAALASVGIIFWLTPKINHWGAFRTITLATTQERSAGYTSSIYSQSLMGKTGTVHNRLRPSGKVEIEGEIYDAYSRGEFIDQGESIVVISTEGTSLRVKKQEA
- a CDS encoding cyanoglobin, with translation MNPFQSVYEAIGEENIQKLTHYFYEEVALIPELRKLYPEDLEPAERRLFLFLLQVFGGPQTYSEERGHPRLRMRHFEWKIDPKMREHWLNAMLSSLDRLNPEPTVKELMQGYFVKVANHMVNHE
- a CDS encoding lysophospholipid acyltransferase family protein, which gives rise to MNKLLTYLYTGYSGLIFALTFICIFPFLVICIWVPGWKKYGRKINRFWARTYFSLIFLPVSIEKSSKIEKGKSYIFLANHFSYLDVAMMGFAPGDVMFVGKASIRKAPLFGYYFKNLHIAVDRERVKSRAETMRRAGIALDQGSGIVLFPEGGIYSKKPPQMVPFKTGAFRLAIEKNIPIVPVTLSYNHLILPDSSPLQVRWKPAKMVFHSPLYPENFDSLEELIEACFHTIQKQLNTDNYPLDHQKND
- the gatC gene encoding Asp-tRNA(Asn)/Glu-tRNA(Gln) amidotransferase subunit GatC, encoding MKIDQDTIRKIAHLARLEFDENSAEKMSKDMSQILDWVEQLNEINTDSVEPLTTMSSEVNDLREDKLGEHLTHEEALKNAPKSDSDYFRVPKVLE